In Oreochromis aureus strain Israel breed Guangdong linkage group 20, ZZ_aureus, whole genome shotgun sequence, the following are encoded in one genomic region:
- the sypa gene encoding synaptophysin a, which yields MDVVNQLVAQGQFRVLKVPLGFIKVLEWFFAIFAFSTCGSYSGMFKIAVECKNRTQSDLKIEVEFEYPFRLHQEYFDAPTCKSENKEPIFLVGDYSSSAEFFVTVGVFAFLYSTAALSIYVFFFDKYKENNKGPLIDLGVTGVFAFMWLVSSAAWAKGLSDVKTATNPDEVITMIPACKEDENSCREVHDPVMSGLNTSVAFGFINLVLWVGNLWFVFKETGIIAPFMRAPPPQAKPAAPDAYAQQGAYEQDPYASNQGGYQPDYSQQGYNQEAQYGQGYGQQGAPTSFSNQM from the exons TTCTTCGCCATCTTTGCCTTCTCCACCTGTGGCAGTTATTCCGGGATGTTCAAGATTGCGGTGGAGTGCAAGAACCGGACGCAGAGCGACCTGAAAATAGAGGTGGAGTTTGAGTATCCCTTCAG ACTTCACCAGGAGTATTTTGACGCCCCCACCTGTAAGTCTGAGAATAAAGAACCGATTTTCCTGGTTGGTGACTACTCCTCCTCGGCCGAATTCTTTGTCACCGTCGGCGTCTTCGCCTTCCTGTACTCTACGGCGGCTCTCAGCATTTACGTCTTCTTCTTTGACAAGTACAAGGAGAACAACAAGGGCCCACTGATT GACCTGGGAGTCACCGGAGTCTTTGCCTTCATGTGGCTGGTGAGTTCGGCAGCCTGGGCCAAAGGTCTGTCTGACGTAAAGACTGCGACCAACCCGGATGAAGTCATCACTATGATCCCCGCCTGTAAAGAGGATGAGAACAGCTGCCGTGAAGTCCACGACCCGGTTATGTCTGGATTGAACACCTCTGTG GCATTTGGTTTCATTAACCTGGTCCTGTGGGTTGGCAACCTCTGGTTCGTCTTTAAGGAGACGGGCATCATTGCTCCCTTCATGCGGGCTCCGCCTCCTCAGGCCAAGCCTGCCGCACCTGATGCCTACGCCCAGCAGGGAGCCTATGAGCAAGACCCGTATGCCAGCAACCAGGGAGGCTACCAACCTGACTACAGCCAGCAGGGATACAACCAG GAAGCGCAGTATGGTCAGGGctatggccagcagggggcgcccACCTCCTTCTCCAACCAGATGTGA